A region from the Myxococcota bacterium genome encodes:
- a CDS encoding DUF4304 domain-containing protein: MVDRVAVEKVVAKLLKPGGYKKSRSTWHRVLPETVLVVNIQGSEWGPSLYMNLGVYLRGLGEETSPPEYRCHLRTRLDRVVEHPSSLAAALELHSDMPISERERIVADALMRGLAWLGSRETEAKARTALLAEKAPAGLVTSIARRHLGIDGAG; this comes from the coding sequence ATGGTGGACCGGGTAGCGGTGGAAAAGGTAGTTGCGAAGCTTCTGAAGCCTGGCGGCTACAAGAAGAGCCGATCAACCTGGCACCGCGTGCTCCCCGAAACCGTTCTGGTAGTGAACATCCAGGGATCCGAGTGGGGGCCGAGTCTGTACATGAATCTGGGCGTCTACCTGCGTGGGCTTGGGGAGGAGACTTCTCCTCCGGAGTACAGGTGTCATCTCCGCACGCGGCTCGATCGGGTAGTCGAACATCCGAGCTCTCTCGCGGCCGCGCTCGAGCTCCACTCGGACATGCCGATCAGCGAGCGTGAGCGAATCGTCGCAGACGCGCTCATGCGTGGCCTCGCTTGGTTGGGTTCTCGCGAGACTGAAGCGAAGGCAAGGACTGCGCTGCTTGCCGAGAAGGCGCCCGCGGGGCTCGTGACGTCCATCGCGCGCAGGCATCTCGGCATCGATGGTGCCGGCTAG
- a CDS encoding AAA family ATPase has product MSGPRLVAIVYTDLVGSTESVARLGPLDGEAWRKRHLAVLREALALHDAREIQAFGDGMLVVCGSASDAVGCAIAMQLRVARANQRRDALAAFSVRIGVSVGEGTEDAEGVHGLVVVEAARLCAAAKGGQILASALVEALCAGRGGHRFSSVGSLELKGLPAPVASVEVLWQSERPGTVPLPAGLAEAARSPFVGRADEREQLGRALHAAAGGERRVGLVAGEPGIGKTRLAAEIARDAVETGALVLYGRCDEELGAPYQPFAEALAHYARASEPEELRSQLLACGIDTARIVPEIGRRLPDLPMPMVDEPGAERFRLFEAVDALLASASQASPVVLVLDDLHWSDKPSLLLLRHLARSSRPAALLVLGTYRETDLARTHPLAELLGDLRREPSVERVRLAGLDAGEVGALLTARAQHEAPEAFVRLVHSETEGNPFFVEELLRHLVETGTLLQENGRWASDRNLTELGIPEGIREVVGRRLSRLSEAANETLRVAAVLGREFDAATLAAAQGLPIAAALESLDEACRSQITAEVAKGRFAFTHALIRQTLYEEIGTTRRVRLHWRIAEELEQRLAGRLEEHIAVLAHHAAEGVLAGDPLKAATWSVRAGARAANLIAREDAIAHYRRALAILDQAGILAPELRYEALTGVGEGSFYLADEKTVRAAFGEATEIARAQGWVEREALAVLGRTSFIGLADDDWLTQIGPVDAALAALGPRATPERSRLLARRSQLLRMRDASTGEAEESAEQALAIARLTGGSIELIHALSAKGFLRIGSPDLGERRRDSEELYRAAEATGDLRFLAAAARFSATIELQSGSRSSFEAAKERLRRLADATRSHPMKVYAFAWDAAVALAEGRFDDAKSLGAQSREAARGMGGFELFYIAIVVGARLEQGRHGQVIADLERFVATAPRFLQAYRAVLATACAEAGRLDAARRALDSLVEGGFSRVIRDWSYLLSLRHLAECCAWLDAREHATAIEHLVAPYRGCLLVAYTGSTIECAADRALGQVLAVQGRLDEAIEHYESALVLEAAFGAPALAARTRYWMARAFLARATAGDVTRARELARDSRAEAKRLGMPLLEGHAATVEEAAR; this is encoded by the coding sequence ATGTCGGGCCCACGCCTGGTCGCGATCGTCTACACCGACCTGGTCGGATCGACGGAGAGCGTGGCCCGCCTCGGGCCGCTGGACGGAGAGGCTTGGCGAAAGCGACACCTTGCGGTGTTGCGCGAGGCGCTGGCCCTGCACGACGCCCGGGAGATCCAGGCCTTCGGCGACGGAATGCTCGTCGTCTGTGGCAGCGCGAGCGACGCGGTCGGCTGCGCCATCGCCATGCAGCTGCGCGTGGCACGCGCGAACCAGCGCCGCGACGCGCTGGCGGCGTTCTCGGTTCGCATCGGTGTCTCCGTGGGCGAGGGGACCGAGGACGCCGAGGGCGTCCACGGCCTGGTCGTGGTCGAGGCGGCCCGACTGTGCGCGGCAGCGAAGGGTGGGCAGATTCTCGCGTCCGCCCTGGTCGAGGCGCTGTGCGCAGGGCGGGGCGGGCACCGCTTCTCATCGGTCGGGAGCCTGGAGCTGAAGGGCCTGCCTGCGCCGGTGGCGAGCGTGGAGGTTCTCTGGCAGTCCGAGCGCCCGGGCACGGTGCCGTTGCCCGCGGGCCTGGCCGAGGCCGCGCGCAGCCCATTCGTCGGGCGGGCCGACGAACGCGAGCAACTCGGCCGCGCGCTGCACGCGGCGGCTGGCGGCGAGCGCCGCGTCGGGCTCGTGGCCGGCGAGCCAGGCATCGGAAAGACCCGTCTCGCCGCGGAGATTGCGCGAGACGCCGTCGAAACGGGTGCGCTCGTTCTCTACGGGCGCTGCGACGAGGAGCTCGGCGCGCCCTACCAGCCCTTCGCCGAGGCGCTCGCGCACTATGCACGAGCCTCGGAGCCCGAGGAGCTGCGCTCCCAGCTCCTGGCCTGTGGTATCGACACGGCGCGGATCGTCCCCGAGATCGGGCGGCGCCTGCCGGACCTCCCCATGCCGATGGTGGATGAGCCCGGAGCGGAACGCTTCCGCCTGTTCGAGGCAGTAGATGCGCTGCTCGCGTCGGCGTCGCAGGCGTCACCCGTGGTGCTCGTGCTCGACGATCTGCACTGGTCCGACAAACCCTCGCTCCTTCTCTTGCGCCATCTCGCGCGCTCCTCGCGGCCCGCGGCGCTTCTCGTGCTCGGCACCTACCGCGAGACCGATCTCGCGCGCACGCATCCACTGGCCGAGTTGCTGGGAGACTTGCGCCGCGAGCCGAGCGTCGAGCGCGTGCGTCTGGCTGGGCTCGATGCAGGCGAGGTTGGCGCGCTGCTCACCGCGCGCGCGCAGCACGAGGCGCCCGAGGCCTTCGTGCGCCTGGTGCACTCCGAGACCGAGGGAAACCCGTTCTTCGTCGAGGAGCTGCTGCGCCATCTCGTCGAGACCGGCACCCTGCTCCAGGAGAACGGCCGCTGGGCGAGCGACCGCAACCTGACTGAGCTCGGCATTCCCGAGGGCATCCGCGAGGTGGTTGGCCGGCGCCTCTCGCGTCTCTCGGAAGCCGCGAACGAGACTCTGCGCGTGGCCGCGGTTCTCGGCCGTGAGTTCGACGCTGCGACGCTGGCCGCCGCGCAGGGCCTGCCGATCGCCGCCGCGCTCGAGTCACTCGACGAGGCGTGCCGGTCGCAGATCACCGCCGAGGTCGCAAAGGGCCGCTTCGCTTTCACTCATGCCCTGATCCGTCAGACCCTCTACGAGGAGATCGGCACCACGCGCCGCGTGCGTCTGCACTGGAGGATTGCCGAAGAGCTCGAGCAGCGGCTCGCGGGTCGACTCGAGGAGCACATCGCAGTTCTGGCGCACCACGCGGCGGAGGGCGTGCTCGCGGGGGATCCTCTGAAGGCGGCCACCTGGTCGGTCCGCGCGGGGGCGCGGGCGGCGAATTTGATCGCCCGCGAGGATGCAATCGCGCACTACCGCCGTGCGCTCGCCATCCTCGATCAAGCCGGAATCCTTGCCCCCGAGCTCCGCTACGAGGCACTCACGGGCGTCGGCGAGGGGTCCTTCTACCTGGCCGATGAGAAGACAGTGCGAGCCGCGTTCGGCGAGGCGACCGAGATCGCGCGCGCCCAGGGATGGGTCGAGCGCGAGGCCCTCGCGGTGCTGGGGCGCACCAGCTTCATCGGCCTGGCCGACGATGACTGGCTCACCCAGATCGGTCCCGTCGACGCTGCGCTCGCCGCGCTCGGCCCCCGCGCCACACCCGAGCGAAGCCGGCTTCTCGCGCGGCGCTCGCAGCTCCTCCGCATGCGTGACGCCTCGACCGGCGAGGCCGAGGAGTCGGCCGAGCAGGCACTCGCGATCGCCCGGCTCACGGGCGGCTCCATCGAGCTGATCCACGCCCTGTCAGCCAAGGGCTTCCTGCGCATCGGCTCGCCGGACCTCGGCGAGCGGAGGCGAGACTCCGAAGAGCTCTACCGGGCGGCCGAGGCGACGGGCGACCTTCGCTTCCTCGCGGCTGCCGCCCGCTTCTCTGCCACCATCGAGCTCCAGAGCGGGAGCCGATCGAGCTTCGAAGCTGCGAAGGAACGGCTCCGGCGCCTGGCCGATGCGACGCGCTCACACCCGATGAAGGTGTATGCGTTCGCCTGGGACGCGGCCGTAGCGCTCGCGGAAGGCCGCTTCGACGACGCCAAGAGCCTGGGCGCCCAGTCGCGCGAGGCTGCGAGGGGAATGGGGGGCTTCGAGCTCTTCTACATCGCCATCGTCGTCGGGGCCCGGCTCGAGCAGGGCCGGCACGGCCAGGTGATCGCGGACCTCGAGCGCTTCGTCGCAACGGCGCCGCGCTTCCTCCAGGCGTACCGCGCCGTGCTCGCAACCGCGTGCGCCGAAGCCGGCCGACTCGACGCCGCGCGCCGCGCGCTCGACTCACTCGTGGAGGGAGGCTTCTCACGAGTCATCCGTGACTGGAGCTATCTCCTCTCACTCCGCCATCTCGCCGAGTGCTGCGCGTGGCTGGACGCCCGCGAGCACGCCACCGCCATCGAGCACCTCGTAGCGCCCTATCGCGGGTGTCTCCTCGTCGCATACACGGGGAGCACGATCGAGTGCGCCGCGGACCGCGCGCTGGGACAGGTCCTGGCCGTGCAGGGTCGCCTGGACGAGGCAATCGAGCACTACGAGTCAGCGCTGGTGCTCGAAGCCGCCTTCGGCGCGCCGGCCCTCGCTGCCCGCACTCGCTACTGGATGGCGCGAGCGTTCCTGGCACGCGCGACCGCCGGGGATGTCACCCGGGCGCGCGAGCTCGCGCGCGACAGCCGCGCCGAGGCGAAGCGGTTGGGCATGCCGCTGCTCGAAGGGCACGCCGCGACGGTCGAAGAGGCGGCCCGTTAG